In Candidatus Sulfotelmatobacter sp., a single window of DNA contains:
- a CDS encoding S8 family serine peptidase has translation MLETARSGHGPWYTSTRAVIRLRADVSRAAWSSLPRDRSATSLRAFRPSGLEALSGRLSGAWFEPEFRGTHPGMGNPDLSTFWIAHLPKGLDLSNVMDVLKASAEVEEAAPIAVVAVEDGAALEAASRTSESWGERVARAPLTAPAPSDSLWNLCYYLDQASRKDVHALEAWDITQGDPSVVMAIVDTGVLSYHPDLGGAVAGGHGNLWVNQAELHGLPGVDDDGNGFVDDVGGWDFVALDSAAEVRPGEDWNDADNDPDDFAVHGTAVAGVAGAIADNGIGIPGVAPRAAIMPLRAGYSSPLNAAGLIDLGNAAQAMVYAVMNGATVINCSFENVTQPDLFAAANFATAHHVVIVVAAGNNGTFNDLGTRDDVISVGATDQNDKVTLFSNPGAWVDLSAPGQSIPTTTLHPEGSDSIGLRTPGYSAGEAGTSFSAPMVTGAVALLQSARIQSGLPQLSPALVQLRLKESTDDISAQNPGNLYGTGRLNLYRLLADPAASTGIPVGARTVGAGVPLHSLSGRSLLAYVTAESTLILADPLLGQITTRLPLGSRPAGGIAAADFGPGAGTCLFVALADGRIVGFRFGSALASFWQVDATTSRGFNDLYPALGDLDGDGVPEIVWGGDDGSVWVWNLSGQRLPGFPRKIAQPGGNLRVALANLDGSPGLEIIAATPDYDVHLLGADGVERPGWPVYIGSTPFAPVVTRLGTDPAPVVVVGAGITLRGYRADGSLRFSGTLPSPLFEDIAVGDLDGDGRNEIVATTAAPYQVASFDSAGVMLREAVLTTPPDGAPVVGPLATDGGAQVMYASIDNQGRHQLLALSSVLAPLRNWPKAGFAAASPSLADVNGNGSTSVLAGSESDSTLYLYNAGQRTWRAASAGWPTARGNYARTGSQLGVPAIGSVDDQGPNSIGDLSAGAASTHDVTLRWTAPLDPGSSGPRAARYDVRVSTTPLDATNFAAAPALGGVPSPSAPGSAEQMTISTLTENADNWIALRGQDSDGNWGAISNVIDVRTQNDAPAAVADLSVQAVSDSTLTLDWTASGDDGRIGRPSYYRVRYSETPLDSAGFAAAKLGEDVPATAAGGQREQHLLRGMPHGRRVWVAMRAVDAANNVSALSNQVAIFIGRLGGHSGVALIPSRQPSPAPVEIEWQGDPAYASSPQAIHIFDVAGREVRGLGLPNLPSGIAVWDGLNLNGIAMRSGIYFARLDSGPSHASTRIVLLR, from the coding sequence GTGGTCGAGCCTGCCGCGCGATCGCAGCGCCACGTCACTGCGCGCGTTCCGGCCGAGCGGGCTCGAGGCGCTGAGCGGGCGACTCTCGGGCGCGTGGTTCGAGCCCGAGTTCCGCGGCACGCATCCCGGCATGGGGAATCCCGATCTCAGCACGTTCTGGATCGCCCACCTGCCGAAGGGCCTCGATCTCTCCAACGTGATGGACGTTCTCAAAGCCTCGGCCGAGGTCGAAGAGGCCGCGCCGATCGCGGTGGTCGCGGTCGAAGACGGCGCGGCGCTGGAAGCGGCTTCGCGCACGAGCGAGTCGTGGGGCGAGCGCGTGGCCCGCGCGCCCCTGACGGCGCCCGCGCCCAGCGACTCGCTGTGGAATCTCTGCTACTACCTCGATCAGGCATCGCGCAAGGACGTGCACGCGCTCGAGGCCTGGGACATCACGCAGGGCGACCCTTCGGTGGTGATGGCGATCGTCGACACCGGCGTTCTCTCCTATCACCCGGATCTCGGCGGCGCGGTGGCAGGCGGTCACGGCAATCTGTGGGTGAACCAGGCCGAGCTGCATGGTCTGCCGGGCGTGGATGACGATGGCAATGGCTTCGTGGACGACGTCGGAGGCTGGGATTTCGTAGCGCTCGATTCGGCCGCCGAAGTTCGCCCGGGCGAGGACTGGAACGACGCCGACAACGACCCCGATGATTTCGCGGTGCACGGCACGGCGGTCGCCGGAGTCGCGGGAGCGATCGCCGACAACGGCATCGGCATCCCCGGCGTCGCGCCGCGCGCCGCGATCATGCCGCTGCGCGCCGGATACTCTTCGCCGCTCAACGCCGCCGGGCTGATCGATCTCGGCAACGCCGCACAGGCGATGGTCTACGCGGTGATGAACGGCGCTACGGTCATCAATTGTTCGTTCGAGAACGTCACTCAACCCGATCTCTTCGCCGCCGCCAACTTCGCCACCGCGCACCACGTGGTGATCGTGGTGGCGGCGGGAAACAACGGCACCTTCAACGATCTGGGTACGCGAGACGACGTGATCTCGGTGGGTGCCACCGATCAGAACGACAAGGTCACGCTGTTCAGCAATCCCGGCGCCTGGGTGGATCTCTCGGCGCCCGGACAGTCGATTCCCACCACCACGCTTCACCCGGAAGGGAGCGACAGCATCGGGCTGCGCACCCCCGGATACAGCGCCGGCGAAGCGGGCACGTCGTTCTCGGCGCCGATGGTGACCGGGGCGGTGGCACTGCTCCAGTCGGCGCGCATCCAGAGTGGCCTCCCGCAGCTCAGCCCGGCGCTCGTTCAGCTCCGGCTGAAGGAGAGCACCGACGACATCTCGGCGCAGAATCCCGGCAACCTGTACGGCACCGGCCGTCTCAATCTCTATCGCCTGCTCGCCGACCCCGCCGCGTCGACCGGGATTCCGGTCGGCGCGCGAACGGTCGGCGCGGGCGTTCCGCTGCATTCCCTGTCCGGGCGCTCGCTGCTCGCCTACGTGACCGCCGAGAGCACGTTGATCCTCGCCGACCCGCTCCTCGGCCAGATCACGACGCGACTCCCGCTCGGCAGCCGTCCGGCCGGCGGAATCGCCGCCGCCGATTTCGGCCCCGGGGCCGGCACCTGTCTGTTCGTGGCGCTCGCCGACGGCCGCATCGTGGGCTTCAGGTTCGGAAGCGCGCTCGCTTCGTTCTGGCAGGTGGACGCGACCACTTCCCGCGGCTTCAACGACCTCTACCCCGCGCTCGGCGATCTCGACGGCGATGGCGTGCCGGAGATCGTTTGGGGAGGCGACGACGGCTCGGTCTGGGTGTGGAACCTGAGCGGCCAGCGTTTACCGGGGTTTCCGCGGAAGATCGCGCAGCCGGGAGGGAACCTGCGCGTGGCGCTCGCAAATCTCGACGGCTCTCCGGGGCTCGAGATCATCGCCGCCACTCCGGACTACGACGTGCACCTGCTCGGCGCCGACGGGGTCGAGCGCCCGGGCTGGCCGGTCTACATCGGGAGCACGCCCTTCGCCCCGGTGGTGACGCGGCTCGGCACCGACCCCGCTCCGGTGGTCGTGGTTGGGGCCGGCATCACCCTGCGCGGCTATCGAGCCGACGGCTCGCTGCGCTTCAGCGGCACCTTGCCCTCGCCGCTGTTCGAGGACATCGCGGTCGGCGATCTCGACGGCGACGGACGAAACGAAATCGTGGCCACCACGGCCGCGCCCTATCAGGTCGCCTCGTTCGATTCGGCGGGCGTGATGTTGCGGGAGGCCGTCCTCACCACTCCGCCCGATGGAGCGCCGGTGGTGGGCCCGCTCGCGACCGATGGCGGAGCGCAGGTGATGTACGCAAGCATCGACAACCAGGGCCGTCATCAGTTGCTCGCGCTCAGCTCCGTGTTGGCGCCGCTGCGCAACTGGCCCAAGGCCGGTTTCGCGGCGGCTTCGCCCTCGCTGGCCGACGTGAACGGAAACGGGAGCACCTCGGTGCTCGCCGGCTCCGAGTCCGACAGCACGCTCTATCTCTACAACGCCGGGCAGCGCACCTGGCGCGCCGCGTCCGCGGGGTGGCCGACCGCGCGCGGCAACTACGCGCGCACCGGAAGCCAGCTCGGTGTTCCCGCGATCGGCTCGGTCGACGATCAGGGTCCCAATTCGATCGGCGACCTGAGTGCCGGCGCCGCGAGCACGCACGACGTCACGTTGCGCTGGACGGCGCCGCTCGATCCCGGCAGCTCGGGTCCGCGTGCCGCGCGCTACGACGTGCGCGTGTCGACCACGCCGCTCGACGCCACCAACTTCGCGGCCGCCCCGGCGCTCGGCGGCGTGCCCTCGCCGTCGGCGCCCGGCTCCGCCGAGCAGATGACCATCTCGACGCTGACCGAGAACGCCGACAACTGGATCGCGCTCCGCGGCCAGGACTCCGACGGCAACTGGGGCGCGATCTCCAACGTGATCGACGTGCGCACGCAGAACGACGCCCCGGCCGCGGTCGCCGATCTGTCGGTTCAAGCGGTGAGCGATTCCACGCTCACGCTCGACTGGACGGCGAGCGGCGACGACGGGCGGATCGGCCGGCCCTCGTACTATCGGGTGCGCTACTCCGAGACGCCGCTCGACAGCGCCGGCTTCGCCGCAGCGAAGCTCGGCGAGGACGTTCCGGCGACCGCCGCCGGCGGCCAGCGCGAACAGCACTTGCTGCGCGGCATGCCGCACGGCCGGCGCGTGTGGGTGGCGATGCGAGCGGTGGACGCCGCCAACAACGTCTCCGCGCTCTCCAATCAGGTCGCGATCTTCATTGGCAGACTGGGGGGTCACTCCGGCGTCGCGTTGATCCCGTCGCGGCAGCCGAGCCCGGCGCCGGTCGAGATCGAGTGGCAGGGCGATCCGGCCTACGCGAGCAGTCCGCAGGCCATCCACATCTTCGACGTCGCCGGCCGCGAGGTGCGCGGGCTCGGCCTTCCCAACCTGCCGAGCGGCATCGCGGTCTGGGACGGGCTCAATCTCAACGGCATCGCGATGCGCTCCGGCATCTATTTCGCGCGACTCGACAGCGGGCCATCGCACGCGAGCACGCGCATCGTGCTCCTGAGGTAG